From the genome of Zea mays cultivar B73 unplaced genomic scaffold, Zm-B73-REFERENCE-NAM-5.0 scaffold_542, whole genome shotgun sequence:
ATCATTGGACGATCATGTGGCTTCATCTGAATGCATAAAGACATGTATTATTtcttcaaccatcttcctcagatATTGCAGTAAGCTCCGATGAGAAATGGTAAGAATCTGCTGCAGGCAtattaggatcatcatcatcacagAAGAATGGCCTAGAAGGCATTTGCAGGCCCAGGCCATGAGTGCCACACTCGAGCATCTCTATAACCTCGCTCATGGTCGGACGATCCTGCGGCTTCATTTGAATGCAACGTAGCCCAACGATGCACAGTTTCCTCTCCAACTCATGCATGTCTGCCGCAACAGAAATCTCGCCAGCGTCTTGTTCCGCTAGGCGGTCATAAACCCAGGCTGGGTAGTATGCTCGGCTTGAGTTGGCTGCATTTTGGTCTGCGTTCCTTCGCCCTCCTGCCATCTCGAGCAGTAGCATACCAAAACTATAAACATCAGATTTGCTTGATATGGCACCAAAGCTACGAGATATCATTTCAGGAGCTATGTACCCAATAGTTCCCCGCATGGCGCTTGCTGGCACAAAGCTCTTGTCTCTCGGGTACAACTTGGCAAGGCCAAAGTCAGAAACTTTTGGGACAAAATTGCTGTCCAAAAGAATGTTGTGTGGCTTGATGTCAAAGTGAAGGATCTGCATGTCGCACCCTAGATGCAGGTAGTTGATTCCCCTTGCAATGCCCAAAGCAATCTCGTTGAGCATATCCCAAGAAAAACTTCTTTCGGCCGAGAATATGTACTTGTCAAGAGAACCATTGGGCATGTACTCATAGACCAGTGCCCTTCTCATTTCCTCTGCACAGAAGCCCACAAGGCGAACCACATTGATGTGGTGAATCCTACCGATGGTGGAGACCTCACTGATGAACTCGTCCCCATTGCAGTTCGAGTTGCCCAGCATCTTGACGGCAACATGCATATTGCCTGAGAGTAGTGCACCCTTGTATACGGAGCCGTATCCTCCTTGACCCAACTTGTCTCTGAAATGGCCAGTGATCGCAGTGATGTCAGTGTAGGCAAACCTAGTAGGACCAAGCATTTGTTGCATGTGGAGGAATTTCTCGACAGCGTCAATTGCTATCGTTGTTTTCCAGTACTTGTGGGCAAGGAACATCTGTACTGCTAGTGCTGTGAACACAAACCTGAACAGTACTGTCAAACAAGTTGGCAAAATGTGTTAAACCATACATATATACATGTAGGAAATTGTTAAAGATTAGAAGAAGGTGAATCTAACGTACCAAGTAACGTTGTGATTTTAACACCAGTCACTACGGATATCACATCGAAATCTAAAATAACAGTTGTGGCATTGTAACTCTCTGCGCACTTGAGAAGAAATACATCACTCCAAAAGAAAGCACGAGTTATACCAACGATGCCTCCGCTAGACAATTGCTCGTGGAAGTACCTGCAGGGTCAACATTATTTAGG
Proteins encoded in this window:
- the LOC118475665 gene encoding rust resistance kinase Lr10-like; translation: MVNSCAPAAFLHSSASWQALLVFFISVTAVGAADAGGQDAGGQGPCPHFSCGDLGNISKPFRRPGDPEECGVKAYELVCSNGKATIRINTGTYFVTSINYTNRSFWVVDANLDMHSSCPLPRWDQFPYTSEGLFWRSGKHTHIDLPTDDASLWACFVNCSRAVRITNNLGYKPVTCLSGSSSFVYIYVQYGACTVGSLEPFCGYLAEISFGTNPKGTNASYADIIQVVKKGFSVGFPKDEYDYSYHNTSWIFKTCLNNFTRYFHEQLSSGGIVGITRAFFWSDVFLLKCAESYNATTVILDFDVISVVTGVKITTLLVLFRFVFTALAVQMFLAHKYWKTTIAIDAVEKFLHMQQMLGPTRFAYTDITAITGHFRDKLGQGGYGSVYKGALLSGNMHVAVKMLGNSNCNGDEFISEVSTIGRIHHINVVRLVGFCAEEMRRALVYEYMPNGSLDKYIFSAERSFSWDMLNEIALGIARGINYLHLGCDMQILHFDIKPHNILLDSNFVPKVSDFGLAKLYPRDKSFVPASAMRGTIGYIAPEMISRSFGAISSKSDVYSFGMLLLEMAGGRRNADQNAANSSRAYYPAWVYDRLAEQDAGEISVAADMHELERKLCIVGLRCIQMKPQDRPTMSEVIEMLECGTHGLGLQMPSRPFFCDDDDPNMPAADSYHFSSELTAISEEDG